CTCCGGCCACTGGACGATCGAGGGTTCGAGCACCTCGCAGTTCGAACAGCACGTCAGGGCCGTGATGGGGTGGCCACTCGGAGCCACGGAACGACGGTGTCCGACCGTGACGAGCAACGTGCTCGGCGACACCGACGAGTCACGTCCTGCCGAGCTAACCGGTGTGGAAACCGTTCTGGGGGCGTCGAACGCAAACCTCCACTGGTATGGAAAACGAGAGGTGCGGCCGCTCCGAAAGATGGGGCACGTAACCGCCATCGGAGAGGACCCCGACGCACTCTTGAAACGCACGCGCGATCTTCGTGATTCGGTGTCGTTCGAAACCACTAACGAACCATGACTGTCTCCGAACTACGATCACTCATTGACGAATTGGAAGAACAAGCAGAAACCGACCGTCCGTCCGAGACCACGCCCGAAATCGGTATCGTCATGGGGTCAGATTCGGATCTCGACACGATGTATGGGGCGTATGAGGCCCTGATAGAACTCGGGTTCGAGGAGTGTACCGACTACGACGATCCGCCCGAGACCCGGTTTACCTTCGAAACGTACGTGGTATCGGCTCATCGGACCCCACAGCTCATGTACGCCTACGGCGAGACCGCCCGCGATCGCGGAATCGACGTTATCATCGCCGGTGCGGGCGGGAAGTCGGCCGATCTCCCGAACATGACGGCGTCGATCGCCTATCCGCTGCCCGTTATTGGAGTGCCGGTCCAGGAGAAATCAGTCGATTCGGTGCTCGGAATGCCCACTGGTGCACCGATCACTGCCGTCGACGCCGGAAAATCGTTCAACGCCGCGCTGTCGGCGGTTCAGATCCTCGCTCGGGAACACGAACAGCTCGAACAGCGCCTTACTGAGTATCATACTGAACTGCAACGCGACGTAGGGACCGTTTCCCGGGAACTACACGAGCGCGGAACGACGGCGTTTCGAGACGAACGGAAGTAGAACGGCGAAGTGTTTCGGGAGCACGTTTGTCGCCGGGGATCACTACACACACTGACGCACGAATAACAACAGAGAATCCGCCGGACACGACCGGAAACGGGCGGATCACCGGAAATGAATCCTTATATGGGTGGCATTCTAAGCGACCATACGATACAAGCACGATGAGTAATCCATGGATAGCGATCGGCGCGCTGGGGTTGGTTGCGGTTGCGATACCGTTCAGCATGATGGCCGTTTCGAGCTTGTTGCGCCCTAGTGTGCCCGAACAAGGAAAAACCACGACCTACGAGAGCGGCGAGGTGCCAACGGGCACCACGCGCATCCGGTTTAATATCCAGTACTACATGGTTGCGCTGTTGTTCCTCGTCTTCGACATCGAGACGGTGCTCATTTTCCCGTGGACAGTCATCTACCGAGACGCCGTTTCTCAGCCAGACATCGGACTTGTTCCGGTGTTGGTTCCGATGCTGGTGTTCATCGGAGTCCTTTCCGTCGGTCTCGTATGGGCGTGGCGCAACGGTGCGGTCCGCTGGGTTCGATCTCCCGGGCGGGAACTGACCGGAGCACGAGAGCCATGACACCAGACAGATCCCAGGAGCCATGAGTAGCCACAATCAAGACACGACAGGCGCACAGACCACACAGGAGGCCCGTATGGGCGAGGGGGTCGATAACCGATTCAACTCGAAGCTCCGCGAAGCGTTCGGTTCGTCGCCCTTCATCCTCACGAAGTTCGACAGCTTCATGAACTGGGTTCGGGGCTCCTCGATGTTCATGCTACAGTTCGGTATCGCGTGTTGCAGCATCGAGATGATGCACACCTACGCCGTCAAGCACGATCTCGATCGGTTCGGCTCCGGTGTTCCTCGTGCATCACCCCGGCAGGCGGACGTAATCATCGTTCCCGGGACCATCGTCTCGAAGTTCGCCCCACGGATGAAGCGGGTGTACGACCAGATGCCCGAGCCGAAATTCGTCGTTAGCATGGGATCGTGTACCTGTTCCGGTGGACCGTTCCAGGAAGGGTACAACGTCATCAAGGGTGCCGAAGAGGTCATCCCGTGTGACATTCACGTCCCGGGCTGTCCACCACGGCCCGAGGCGTTGATTTACGGCATTGTCAAGCTTCAAGAGCGGATCGCAAACGGTGAGACAGCCCCAGTGACGGTCAAACCGTACGAACTCGAACAGTTCGGTGATCTCGAAGATGACGAACTCGTACAGCATCTAGCCGATCAGATCGACGAGGACGATCTCGTCATGCGGTACAACTGGGCTGAGTCACCATGAGTTTGGAAGCACCTGAACCGAGCACTCACACCGATGTCGGTGTCACCGAGACCGGTCTCGATTACGACGCACTCGAATCGCTGTTGGGTGAAATGGTCATCGACCGCGAAGCACACCTCAACGCGGAGGCCTTCGTCGTTCGTCCGGACCGTGTCGTCGACGCGCTCTCGGTGTTACGAAAGCAGGCGGGGTTCGACCACTGCTCGTGTGTCACGGCACAGCAGTACGAGGACCGCTATGAGAGCATCTATCATTTGAAGAAATACGACGATCCGACCCAAGAGGTCGGCGTCGTGGTACCGACGAGCGTCCACGAGCCGAAAAGTCAGAGCGGAGCAGGAGTTTATCGGACGGCCGACTGGCACGAACGGGAGGCGTACGATCTGGTCGGCGTCGAGTACACTGACCATCCGGATCTTCGCCGGATTCTGCTGCCGGAAACGTGGCAGGGCCATCCACTGAGCCTAAACTACGATCAAGAACGACAGCAGGTCGTGCCGCTGACCGAGCACGCTAACCCGTTAGAAGAAGATCATCGCGGTGAGACGGACACGATGTTCATCAACATCGGTCCCCACCATCCTGCGACCCACGGCGTGCTCCACCTCAAAACGACGCTCAACGGCGAGCAAGTCGCCGATGTCGAATCCGACATCGGTTATCTCCACCGGTGTGAAGAACAGATATGCCAGCAGGGGACCTATCGGCATCAGATCATGCCGTACCCCGACCGGTGGGACTACATCTCGGCTGGGCTCCTGAACGAGTGGGCGTATGCCCGTGCCGCCGAGGATCTCGCCGACCTCGACGTGCCCGAGTACGCCCAGATCATCCGAACGATGAGCGCGGAGCTGTGTCGGATCGCGTCCCATCTGCTTGCGCTCGGCACGTTCGCTATCGACGTGTACGGGGATTTCTCGGCGATCTTCATGTATGCATTCCGAGATCGGGAAGTCGTACAGAACATCCTTGAGGATCTCACCGGCCAGCGGATGATGTTCAACTACTTCCGGCTCGGTGGCGTGGCGTGGGACTTGCCCGAACCCCGTGAGGAGTTCTTCGAGAAAACCCGGGACTTTCTCGACGAACTGCCCGCCAGACTCGAAGAATACCACAATCTCGTTTCCGGTAACGAAGTGTTACAGCTTCGGTGTGTGGACACGGGGGTCCTCGAACCGGAGGTGGCCAAACAGTACGGCTGTACCGGCCCGGTCGCACGAGGATCGGGGATTGATTACGATCTCCGGCGTGACGATCCGTACGGTTACTACGACCGCCTCGATTGGGACGTCGTCACCGAAGACGGCTGTGATAACTACGCGCGCGTGTTGGTTCGCCTCCGAGAAGTCGAAGAGAGCGCGAAGATCATCGATCAGTGTGTCAATCTCCTCGAAGAGTGGCCCGAAGACGACCGCCAAATCCAGAGCAACGTTCCCCGGACGCTCAAGCCCGACCCAGACACCGAAATCTACCGCGCTGTCGAAGGTGCGAAAGGCGAGCTCGGCATCTACATCCGCAGTGATGGCACCGACACCCCCGCGCGGTTCAAAATCCGCAGCCCGTGCTTTTCGAACCTGCAAGCACTCCCCGAGATGGCCGAAGGCGAGTACGTTCCCGACCTGGTCGCGGCGCTTGGAAGCTTGGACATCGTGCTCGGTGAGGTGGACCGATGAGCATCACAGACACCCTCGGGAGCACACTGGGACTCGGTTCGCTCGGCCCGCTTGAGGACTTTCTGCTTTCGTTGGTTGGTGCGGCATTCGTCGGGACGTTCGTTCTGCTCAACACGGCGGTTGCCGGTCCATGGGCCAAGCGGAAGATAACCGCCGCGTTCACCGACCGGATCGCCGTCAACCGCGTCGGTCCGTTCGGACTGTTGATCATCATCGCCGACGCCGTACGGATGCTCTCGAAGGAACTCATCATTCCCGATGGAGCCGACCGACCGGCGTTCGATCTCGCACCGCTCCTGTTGGTCGCCTCGGCGTTGCTCGGCTTTGCCGTGGTGCCGATGGGAAACGGCATTCAGCTCGCTGATCCGGAGGTCGGACTCGCCTTTCTGTTTGCCGTCGCGTCGATCGCCAGCGTCGCGCTCGTGATGGCCGGCTACGCGTCGAACAACAAGTATTCGATGCTCGGCGGACTGCGAGCGGTCGCCCAGAACGTCGCATACGAAATCCCGTTGGTCATCACGGCGATGTCCGTCGTGCTGTTCACCGGGACGCTCCAGACCAGCCAGATCGTCGGCGCACAGGCCGAGACGTTGATCACGATCGCTGGGGTCTCGATCCCCTCGTGGTACGCGTTCGTGAATCCCTTCGCGTTCGTGTTGTTCATCGTCGCAAACATGGCAGAAGTCGGCCGGAATCCGTTCGACGTACCGGAAGCACCTACTGAAATCGTCGCCGGCTATCAGACGGAGTACTCGAGCGTCTACTTCGTGTTGATGTATCTCGGTGAGTTCATCCACATCTTCCTCGGTGGAGCGATCCTTGCGACGGTGTTCCTCGGTGGGCCAGCTGGACCGGTGTTGCCGGGCTTCGTCTGGTTCACCATCAAGATCTGGGCGTTCTTCCTGTTCACCCAGTGGGCGCGCTCGGCGTTGCCCCGCGTTCGGATCGACCAGCTCATCGAAATCGGCTGGAAAGGACTGCTCGAATTGAGTTTCGTCAATCTCCTGCTCACCGCCATCATCGTCGGAGTGATCGTGTAACCCGACGGGACGGTGGACTCAAACGCTTCCCACTCTAACACACCATAAAACCATGATCGGACTACTCAAGGGCATGGCGACGACCATGAAACACGCGCTTGACGGCTCGACGTTCACCGTCGAATACCCGGACGATCCGCCCGAGGTCAGCCCCCGGTTTCGCGGCGTCCACAAGTTCAGCCAGGAGCGCTGTATCTGGTGTCGTCAGTGTGAAAACGTCTGCCCGAACGATACGATACAGATCGTAACGGACGAACAGCGCAACGGCGAACAGTACAACCTCCACATCGGACAGTGTATCTACTGTCGGCTCTGTGAGGAAGTGTGTCCCGTCGACGCCATCCTACTCACGCAGAACTTCGAGTTTACGGCGGACACCAAAGACGAGTTCGCCTACAACAAAGAACAGCTGAAAAACGTCCCATGGTACAAGGACATCGATCCGCTTGCCTCCCGCGAACCGGATCGTGGGGCGTGGATCGGCGAAGGCGAAGGCGAAGTGGATTACCAGTAAGCGAAATTTCGAGCTTGTTTTCGATTGCGGTCGGGATCACGTGCTGTCGGTAGCCAACCGCGCGAGAAACAGCGTGAACATTGCTTCATCATCTGTTAAGCCGCTTTCGACGGTCCACTTGTCCAGCACGGAAAAGCCCGCAGCCCGTAACTGCCGTTCAGTTGCGGTCGGTCCGGCGATCTCCCACTGCATTTCTACGCCGCTGTCGAGCCAGTCTGGGTTCTCACCCTGCCAAGCCTCTGTGCCTTCAGTGAAAAGCAGGTAGCCCGCCGGTCGGAGAACGCGGGCGAACTCATCTAACACGCGCTGGTGGTGATCAAGGGGTACGTGGATCAACGAGTGGAACGCCGTCACCGCATCGACCGTTCCATCACGAACCGGAAGCGAAATCATATCTCCCTGTAGGAGGGACGCTGTGGGCGCGTTCTCCGTCGCCGATTCCACCTGTCCACGGGAGAACTCCACGCCGATCGCTTCGGTCTCACTGGCAAGTCGAGCGAGTATCGGCGCGCCGTGACCACACCCTGCGTCGAGAACGCGGGCTGTCTCTGAGAGCCGATCGAGAAAACCCTCCAATCGCTCCCGTTCGTTCCCACCAGCAGTTCGGTACTCGGCGTAGCTCTCCGTGATCTCGTCGTACGCACGCTGAACGTGCTTTCGATCGTCCATCGAGATCGAGTACTGACGGTACTCACAAATGCATACCCATAGAATGTGAATTACTCACACCCATTCATCTTGACAACCCTCGAATCGCAGTACCGAAAGGCGTTTATGTCGGTCCCGGTTACCAAGAGAATGGACTAGGCCGGGCAGTTAGGCCCTGCTCGAAACTCACAAAATGGTCTTTAGTGAGGGCCGAATCCGGGTGCGTCCGGCCAACCGGTGCGGGCCCTGCAAACCAACTGAGAAGCCTCGTCCGTCGGGGGCAGCGGTCCACGACCAGACGCCTGCAGGGGCGTTTTGGCGTGGTTGATCGTGGTCAGTCCGTCAGGCGCGGAAGCGAGCAGCGGAACCACGGACACCTGTCGCTCGACGGGTCGCGGGGTGGAGGAGGGGAGCAGCATTCCCCGTCCCGGAACGCCGGGCAATCCCGTCGTCCGCCTTACTCATTCGTATTCATACTCCAGAGACAGTAGTCCGCTCGTTATCGATGCTGGTAGTCGTGTGTCTGCTGTGTCCAATCGATCCAGTCGTGTTCCCAACCGGATCGACCGGTGCTTTCTCGCGCGGCGAACTCCCGATCTTCTCGAAGCGTCCGGTTGCGCTCGATCGTGTCACCCTGTTCACCATCGATCAACAGGGGATCGAACGCGACCCGTCCGAATTCGGCAGTTCGCTCGCCGTTCGGGGCGACTAGCGTCAACGTCTGTGGATTCGTTCCGAGTGGGATGAGCAATCGCCCCTCGGAAGAGAGTTGACGAACGAGCGCAGCAGGCGGATTGACCGCAGCGGCCTCGACCAAGATTCGGTCGTACGGTGCATACTCCACCAGTCCCTCGCTGCCGTCGTGGCAGTCGACGAGAACACCGTCGTAGTCGGCTGCGGCGAGGTTGCGCCGGGCGTCGGTCACCAGCCGTCGAGTGATATCGATCGCGTGAACGTTGTGTGTGCCAACTATCTCCGCAATGACGGCTGCGGTGTAGCCAACACCGACACCGACGACGAGCACGGACCCATCAGCGGGGAGGGTGAGCGCTTCGATAAGGCGTGCAGCAGTGCTCGGCGCGAGCACGCGTGACCCGAACCGTTCGAACGAGCGGTCGGTGTACGCGCGCTCTCGGTGCACTGGTGGGACGAATTCGTGGCGCGGGACTGTCCGCATAGCGAGACTGACCGACTCGGTTTCGATCCAGCCTTTGGTATCGTGTTCGAGGCTGGCGACCATATCGTCTCGCAACACCGCCCGTTCCATACGTACGTTCAGGACTAGACCCTAATCAATCGCGCGGCTGTCCAGTGCTCACGATTCGGTGTCGGACTGTGCGGCGTACTTTTCGATTTCACCTTTGGTTCCGGCAGCATCGAAGTGATGGTCCGGACGCATGTTGACGAAATCAAGGAAGTCACGCGCGGCGAGAAGATCGGCGGCCGTGTACTGCTGAAAGGCGGCATCGACGGCGACGCGCGCGCCAACGTGTGGTTCGAGCGCCGCGAGTGCACACGCGAGATCATACGCGCGCGCAGCACTGACCGCTCCGTTTCGGACGTTCGTGGCGTCAATGAGATACAGTTCTCCATCCGAAATGAGCACGTTCGCAGCCCGGAGATCTCCATGAGCGAGACCGACGTCGTGCACCCGTGCAAGCGACGCGAACAGATCCGGGACGAACTCCTCAACTGCGTCGTCAGTAAGATCGCTCAACGTTCGAAACTCGTTGAGATACTCCACCACGAACACACCCAGCCCGTCGTGTTCGAACGCCTCGATCGGCTCGGGAACGTTGATCCCGATGTCGCGCATCGTCCGGGTCGCACGTAACTCCTGTCGGGCCATCTCAACCGGTGTTTGTACGTGCTCGAAAAATCCCATCCGTCCGCTCGACAGCGCACCGAGGTTCCGACCAGTGGTGATGAACGTGTGGACCAGTGCGTGTTGATTAGAAATAACCTTGACAAACCACCGATCGTTTACAGCACAAGGAACCGATAACCAGTTGTCAGCCTCCAGGAACTCGATGCGGAGGGTCTCCTCTTCGTACCGGTGGGCGACCTCAAGCATGACACTTTCCAGTCGATCCCACTCGATCGAGCCCCTGATGAGCCGACGAATCACCATTCATCTGAACGATCGCGGGCAGGCCGTATGAGTGTTGCCGATTATCAAATATATGTTAGTTTTGCAGGCATGTTTCGCCACACAACTTAACCATATCGTCCACACAAAGATTTGCCGTAGTTTTTATACAACCCCTCACTCATCATGAGTATGGAGTTCGATCTGCCCGAGGAGCATCGGATGATCCGTGAGACGGTTCGGGAGTTCTGTGACCAGGAAATCGCCCCGATCGCCCAAGAGATCGAAGAGGAACACCGGTATCCCTCGGAAATCTTCGACGCGTTGGCAGAGTTAGATATGATGGGCGTTCCGATCGAAGAGGAACACGGTGGTCTGAGTGGCGACCAGCTCATGTATGCGTTGGTTACCGAGGAGTTGGGGCGTGTTTCGGGATCGGTCGGCTTGTCGTATGCGGCCCACATCAGCCTCGCATCGAAACCGATCGAGCTGTTCGGGACGTCAGAACAAAAAGAGCGCTGGCTCCGACCGCTCGCAGAGGGTGAGTACATCGGTTCGTGGGCGTTGACCGAACCCGGAAGCGGTAGCGACGCGAGCGACATGGCGACGATCGCCGAAAAGGACGGCAATGAGTACGTGCTCAACGGCACAAAGCAGTTCATCACGAACGCCAGCGAGGCCGGCTCCATTCTCGTCAAGGCCGTTACCGATCCGGATGCGGGGTACGACGGCATCTCGACGTTCATCGTCGATCCACAGGAAGACGATGGGTTCGAGGTGACCACTCTCTGGGATAAGATGGGACTCAACGCCTCACCGACGTGTGAGATCACGTTCACTGACTGTCGGCTTCCCGAAGATCGACTGCTTGGGGCGGAAGGCGAGGGCTGGGAACAGACCAAAAAGACCCTCGATGGTGGGCGGATTTCGATCGCGGCACTCTCGACGGGACTCGCACAAGGCGCGTTCGAAGCGGCTCGTGAGTACGCGACCGAACGCGAACAGTTCGGATCGCCGATCTCGAAGTTCGACGCCGTTCGGGACATGATCGTCAGCATGGACCGGAAGATCGAGCGTTCGCGGCTGTTGACCCACAAGGCTGCAACGATGTACGACGAGGGTGAGGACGTGACGCGGCTCTCGGCGCTGGCAAAGCTCGATGCGAGCGAGACCAGCCGCGAAGTCGCTGAAGACGCCGTCCAAGTTCTCGGTGGCTACGGCTACACGACTGACTTCGCTCCCCAACGGTTCTACCGGGACGCCAAACTCATGGAAATCGGGGAAGGAACGAGCGAGATCCAACGTCTGGTGCTCGGACGAGAGCTTGGATTATGACTACCCACTTTTTTACGCGAGGATGCGCGGATCGCACCCGAGCGTAAAAAAGATGGCAAAAAAGCCGCTCGCTTGCGCTCGCGGTGAGTGACCTGCCTGCTCCGCTTCCGCCTCCGCGCGCTGGTGGTGCCAACTTTCCAACTTTTTTGTGTGAGTAGCGGAACCGCTCACGGAAGGGCTCATAGACGTAGCACAGGGACGATAGAACTCGGGTACGTCGGATCGTCAGTTTGACTGTGCTACCGGGCGAACGATCCAGTATGAGTGACGAGCTGCGCGAGCGTGCCCACGAGATCGACGCGACGGTCCGAGTCGGGAAAAGAGGAATCGATTCCGTTGTGGACGAACTGCGCGACCAACTCACCGAGCGAACGCTCGTGAAGGTGAAGTTCCTCCGGTCGTCACGAGGAGGAACGACGACCGACGATTTGGCTGTCGAACTCGCCTCGAAAGTCGACGCGGAACTCGTCGAAACGCGCGGACATACCGCGGTGTATCATTGAGATCTCGTTGTGGCTGTTACTGAACAGGCTTGATGACGGTTAGTCGACGAGGTAGTCGTCTGCATCCTCCGTATCGGCCACGACGTCGGTGAATCCTTGAGGATGTTCGACGTGTGGAAGCAACATCGCTTCATCAAACACGGCAAGCTCGGCGTCGGCGTGTGACGAAAGCGACTGCCCGGTCGTGAGCGGCGTCGTCGTAGCGTTCCGACCCCACACGAGCCGCACGGGAACGTCCAGTTCCGACAGCGCTGTTCCGAGTTCTACGTCCGGATCAAGAGCTCCGCTGAAGAAAGAAGCAGGTGCAAAGCGTGCCCCGGGTTGGTGGGTCGTCTGCCACCGGTATTCGATGTACTCCGCGTCGGCATTAGCGGGGTCGTACAGTCCGTGATCGGTGGCGAAATGCCGTAGTGCGGATTTGCTCGTCATCAGATTGAACAGTCCCTCACCGAACACCGGGGATCGCAACACCGACCGCAGCCACGTCCGATTGCCGGGCATTGTCGTGGTGGTCGGACAGACGAGCACGAGTGACGAAACGGCTTCCGTCTCGGCCGCCATCGTCGCGTACGCACCGGTGACCGACGAACCGACCACGCGCGGTTCGTCGGTCATATCGCGGATGAAATCGGTGATGAACGTCACGTACAGCGACGGGGAATACAACAGCGGCGGGCGGTCGGACAGCCCAAAGCCCGGCAGATCCGGCGCGATGACGTGGTACTCCGTCGCCAAACTATCGAACACGGCAGCGAACTCCGCGCTTGATCCGGCGGCGTTCAGTCCGTGCAACAACAACAGGTCTTGATCATCGGGCGATCCAGCCTCCGTATACGCGATGTCGAATCCACGCCAGCGGTACTCTTCGGTCGATTGCCCGAGCGGTGCTCGGAGTTGATCCGCCTGTTGGGTCAAAAACCGATTCGTGGCGGCAACAAGACCGAGACCGCCGACAGTTCCTGCAAGAAGCCTTCGAAGTCCCATATCCGGCGTACGGCCGTCGGCGGCTTAACTGTGGGTGAAACACACGTTCCATCGGATGAGCAGCGACCGCTTCGGATCGGTCAGCGTTCGCCCTCGGCTTGCTCCTGTTCGGCGCGGTGGTGAATACACTCTTCGATCGGGGCGATCAGTTCATCGACGATCGTGTAGGGATCGGTCTCCCGACGGGTGACTGCCTCAACGATCTCGTCGAGACCGCCCTGGGCGTCGATCTCCTGTGCAGTGAGATGTCGGAGGTCCTCTCGGAGATGAGTGCTGATCTCTTGGGCATACCGCTGACGGGCGCGTTGGGTTCGTTTGCCCGATTCGACGAGATGGTCGGCGTGCGCTTGGAGCACAGAGACGAGTTCCTCGACTCCCTCTCCGGCGTTGGCGATCGTTTCGAGGATCTGTGGCTCCCAGTCCGTATCGGTCCGATCGATCGCCCGATCGATCCCTGTTGTCCCGTTCCGTTCGGATGTGTAATCCTCGCGAGTCCGGATCATCTCCCGGAGCTCTTTCACGGTACGATCGGCTCCCGAAAGATCTGCCTTGTTGACGACGAACACGTCGCCGATTTCGAAGATACCCGCTTTGAGCATCTGGATGTCGTCTCCCGTTCCGGGGGGGACGAGCACGGCGACCGTATCGGCGGTTTTCACGATGTCGATCTCGTTCTGTCCGGCACCGACGGTTTCGATGATGATCTTGTCCTTGCCGAACGCATCGAGCGCTTTCACGGCGTCGGCTGTGGCGGTCGATAGCCCCCCGAGTCGTCCCCGAGCACTCATCGAGCGGACGAACACGTCCATATCTCCCGTGGTCGAACCCATCCGAATGCGATCGCCGAGCACCGACCCGCCAGTGAACGGCGAAGACGGATCGATGGCGAGTACACCGACAGTGAGATCGCGGTCGCGGTACTCTCGTGTGAGCTTGTCCACGAGCGTGGATTTCCCTGCGCCCGGACTACCAGTAATACCGATCACGTCCGCAGTGCCGGTATGTTCGTGCAGTTCGCTTACCAGATCCCGATAGCCGGGATCTCGATTCTCGATAGTCGTAATCGTGCGTGCGAGCGCCCGGTGGTCACCCGCCAGCAGGTCCGAAACCAGACTCATCGCTCGGGAGCGTTCTCGCGGACGAACTGGATCGTCTCCTCCATCGATGCGCCTGGCCCAAAGATCTCCGCAACACCGAGTTCCTTGAGATCAGGACGATCGTCCTCGGGAACGATACCCCCCACGATCACGAGCATGTCCGACAACGCGCTGTACTCCTCTAACCCATCCACGATCTTCGGCACGAGCGTATTGTGGGCCCCCGACAGGATCGAAACCCCGAGAACGTCGACATCCTCTTGCACCGCGGCCTGAACGATTTCGTCCGGCGACTTGTGTAAACCCGAATAGATCACCTCGAATCCGGCGTCTCGGAACGCTCGGGCGATCACATGCGCACCCCGATCGTGTCCGTCTAATCCCACCTTGGCAACAAGACAGCGTATCGTTCGCTGTCCCTGTCCCTGCTCTGTGCTCATATTGTACCTAATAAACCCAGCGTGGGTTTGACTCTAACGGTCATACATGACCATTCACGGATCCATGTCACAAACGGCTAAGACGTTCATCCGGATCGTGTCAACGGCTCGTGGGGCTTGCGGTGCGACGCCGAGCAATCGAGCACGTCAGCATAAACATCTTCGTAGTCGCGTACCATCCGGTCCACCGTGAACTGTTTTGAACGACGGCGAGATCGGGTAGCCATCTCTTCACGCAACCCATCGTCAGAAACCAGCTTCTCGACGCGCTCGACGAACTGATCGAGATCAGCAGGCTCGACGAGAAAGCCCGTTTCGCCGTCGACGATCGACTCCGAAACCCCCCCGACGTCGTAGGCCACGATCGGAACACCGAGATGCAGACACTCCAACACGGTAAGAGGAAACCCCTCGAACCGCGAGGGCAAGAGAAACACGTCGATGTCCGCGAGCAGTTCGAGCGCGTGTTGATGGAATCCGAGCAGATGAGCGTCGACGTCGTGGTCGTCGATGTATTCCCGACAGTCAGCTGTGAGTGATCCACTACCGATAATAACGACGGTCACGTCGGTCCCACGGCGTTGGAGGCGAGCACCAGTTTCCAGTATCGCCATCGGATCTTTCTGGGGGGCAAGCCGGGCGATCGCACCGATGATAACCGTTTCCGGGTCTCGGTCGATCTCTTCGTCGATCGTCGCACGGTCGTCGGAAAACGAGACCGGAGCGATTCCGTTATGAATCACGGAATCAGTCGTGTGTCTGAGGATGTCGTTCTCTCGTCCACGGTTCCGGTCGTTCTCCGAAACGCAGACGATCGCGTCGGTGAGTCGCGCCAACGCCCGCTCCCCGGAGGAAACTCCCGACGAGAGCCACTCATATTCCGTGTTGTAAAATCCCCATCCATGAACGGTAAAGATGGACGGCGTTCCAGTCATCGCAGCAGCGATCCGTCCAAGTGCCCCCGCTTTCGTACTGTGACAGTGAACGAGATCGAACGACTCCCGTCGAATGAGTTGCCGTAAGCGATAAAGCGCGCGCACGTCGCTTATCGGATCGATGCTTCGTTTCAGGTGGGGCTGTTCGAACACCGGTACATCTACGGAACGAAGTCGGTCGATCAGCTTTCCTCCCGGACCACAGGCGACAGCCGTGGTAGCAGCCGTTTCGTCTGCCAACAACTGCACGATACGCGGTGCTCCACCCCAGTC
The sequence above is drawn from the Halocatena salina genome and encodes:
- a CDS encoding protein-L-isoaspartate O-methyltransferase family protein — encoded protein: MERAVLRDDMVASLEHDTKGWIETESVSLAMRTVPRHEFVPPVHRERAYTDRSFERFGSRVLAPSTAARLIEALTLPADGSVLVVGVGVGYTAAVIAEIVGTHNVHAIDITRRLVTDARRNLAAADYDGVLVDCHDGSEGLVEYAPYDRILVEAAAVNPPAALVRQLSSEGRLLIPLGTNPQTLTLVAPNGERTAEFGRVAFDPLLIDGEQGDTIERNRTLREDREFAARESTGRSGWEHDWIDWTQQTHDYQHR
- a CDS encoding aminoglycoside phosphotransferase family protein — its product is MVIRRLIRGSIEWDRLESVMLEVAHRYEEETLRIEFLEADNWLSVPCAVNDRWFVKVISNQHALVHTFITTGRNLGALSSGRMGFFEHVQTPVEMARQELRATRTMRDIGINVPEPIEAFEHDGLGVFVVEYLNEFRTLSDLTDDAVEEFVPDLFASLARVHDVGLAHGDLRAANVLISDGELYLIDATNVRNGAVSAARAYDLACALAALEPHVGARVAVDAAFQQYTAADLLAARDFLDFVNMRPDHHFDAAGTKGEIEKYAAQSDTES
- a CDS encoding acyl-CoA dehydrogenase family protein encodes the protein MEFDLPEEHRMIRETVREFCDQEIAPIAQEIEEEHRYPSEIFDALAELDMMGVPIEEEHGGLSGDQLMYALVTEELGRVSGSVGLSYAAHISLASKPIELFGTSEQKERWLRPLAEGEYIGSWALTEPGSGSDASDMATIAEKDGNEYVLNGTKQFITNASEAGSILVKAVTDPDAGYDGISTFIVDPQEDDGFEVTTLWDKMGLNASPTCEITFTDCRLPEDRLLGAEGEGWEQTKKTLDGGRISIAALSTGLAQGAFEAAREYATEREQFGSPISKFDAVRDMIVSMDRKIERSRLLTHKAATMYDEGEDVTRLSALAKLDASETSREVAEDAVQVLGGYGYTTDFAPQRFYRDAKLMEIGEGTSEIQRLVLGRELGL
- a CDS encoding YhbY family RNA-binding protein, whose product is MSDELRERAHEIDATVRVGKRGIDSVVDELRDQLTERTLVKVKFLRSSRGGTTTDDLAVELASKVDAELVETRGHTAVYH
- a CDS encoding alpha/beta fold hydrolase → MGLRRLLAGTVGGLGLVAATNRFLTQQADQLRAPLGQSTEEYRWRGFDIAYTEAGSPDDQDLLLLHGLNAAGSSAEFAAVFDSLATEYHVIAPDLPGFGLSDRPPLLYSPSLYVTFITDFIRDMTDEPRVVGSSVTGAYATMAAETEAVSSLVLVCPTTTTMPGNRTWLRSVLRSPVFGEGLFNLMTSKSALRHFATDHGLYDPANADAEYIEYRWQTTHQPGARFAPASFFSGALDPDVELGTALSELDVPVRLVWGRNATTTPLTTGQSLSSHADAELAVFDEAMLLPHVEHPQGFTDVVADTEDADDYLVD
- the meaB gene encoding methylmalonyl Co-A mutase-associated GTPase MeaB gives rise to the protein MSLVSDLLAGDHRALARTITTIENRDPGYRDLVSELHEHTGTADVIGITGSPGAGKSTLVDKLTREYRDRDLTVGVLAIDPSSPFTGGSVLGDRIRMGSTTGDMDVFVRSMSARGRLGGLSTATADAVKALDAFGKDKIIIETVGAGQNEIDIVKTADTVAVLVPPGTGDDIQMLKAGIFEIGDVFVVNKADLSGADRTVKELREMIRTREDYTSERNGTTGIDRAIDRTDTDWEPQILETIANAGEGVEELVSVLQAHADHLVESGKRTQRARQRYAQEISTHLREDLRHLTAQEIDAQGGLDEIVEAVTRRETDPYTIVDELIAPIEECIHHRAEQEQAEGER
- a CDS encoding cobalamin B12-binding domain-containing protein: MSTEQGQGQRTIRCLVAKVGLDGHDRGAHVIARAFRDAGFEVIYSGLHKSPDEIVQAAVQEDVDVLGVSILSGAHNTLVPKIVDGLEEYSALSDMLVIVGGIVPEDDRPDLKELGVAEIFGPGASMEETIQFVRENAPER